A window of Elgaria multicarinata webbii isolate HBS135686 ecotype San Diego chromosome 2, rElgMul1.1.pri, whole genome shotgun sequence contains these coding sequences:
- the FSHB gene encoding follitropin subunit beta, producing the protein MKTINFYVLLLCWKTICCNHCELSNVTIVVENEECGFCISVNATWCSGYCFTKDPIDKYLLLKKYVQKVCTFKAIMYETVKIPGCAGHTESFYSYPVATECHCETCDMDITDCTRRGLEPSYCSYGQNQIRE; encoded by the exons ATGAAGACAATTAATTTCTATGTCCTGTTACTTTGCTGGAAAACAATCTGCTGTAATCACTGTGAGCTGTCCAATGTCACAATAGTGGTGGAGAATGAAGAGTGTGGCTTTTGCATTAGCGTGAATGCAACTTGGTGCTCTGGCTATTGCTTCACAAAG GATCCTATTGATAAGTACCTCCTACTAAAGAAATATGTCCAGAAAGTCTGCACATTCAAGGCAATTATGTATGAGACTGTAAAGATCCCAGGCTGTGCTGGTCACACGGAATCGTTTTATTCCTACCCAGTGGCAACAGAATGCCACTGTGAGACTTGTGACATGGACATTACTGACTGTACCAGGAGAGGATTGGAGCCAAGTTATTGTTCCTATGGTCAGAATCAGATCAGGGAGTGA